The window GCCCTCCACAGCCCCGTACGGCGCCGCACGGTCTTGACGCCGTCACATTCCGCCAGTACCTAGAAACCAGGGCCGAGAGCCCTCACCGGAGCCGACAGACCCCACCGGAGGTGACCATGGCGGCGACCGCTCGGCATGAGACGCGAGCCCTGCTCCGCGCCCACCTGTCGGCCGCCTCCGGCCATCGCCATCGGACGAGACACTGCCCGATCTGCCACCGGCTCCTGCGACTGGTCACGGAGTCCGCTCCGACCACCGCCCCGGAGGACCCCGAGGACGCCACGGAGGACGAGCGCCCCTCCGCGTGAACGACCGCCGCGCACCAACTGCCCCTCGCGCGGCCCCAGATGAGCGCAGCCTCCTCTAGCGCAGAAACGTCACGCGCAACAAGAAGCAGGACACGTGACGGGTGTCACTGCATAAGTTTTCAAACCCACGGAACTTACCCCTCACCTACAACTGGTCAATTTAATATGTGCAATTGCACCAGCCATCGAGGGTGACCCACAGCTGATCCCACAGCCTCCCCCAGACTGCGACAAGGCCGCTCACAGAGCGACCTCACCGGCGCGGACACCCCATGACCAGCGCACAAAAAAGATCGCGCTGGACCCGGCGGAGTCCAGCGCGATCTACGACGCACCCATGCTGCTTGTGGTTCTTACTCGGGCGTGGACCCCGTTGGGGCAGGATCCGCGTCGCTCGGAGCTTGGGTTCGGGCGTACCGACAAGTGGGGGACCTGCCGGAATGCCCTGCTATGGAGTTGTTGTTCAGACTTCACTGCGCTGCTGCGGAATGCCCGCGAGCAGTGCACGAACCTCGGCCTCGCGGTATCGGCGGTGGCCGCCGAGCGTGCGGATCGAAGTGAGCTTGCCGGCCTTCGCCCACCGCGTAACCGTCTTCGGGTCCACGCGGAACATCGTGGCGACCTCAGCCGGGGTCAGCAGCGGCTCGGCATCAGGGGTGCGAGCGGTCATGAGCGGCCTCCTCGGGAGAACCGAACCTTCTCGGTTCTTTCCTCTAAATTCTGCACCTTGACCCGCGTTGCCCGAAATGGCGGATGCGGGTCGAGTCGGTTATAGGACGAACGGCTTGTCCTCGGCACTACAACTACACCATCCGTCCAGCCGCGTCGGCCAAACCGATGGAATTGCCCTCCCAGGTGTTCATCAGCGACGGAAGCCGATGGACCATGCCATAGCGGACAGTCACGCCACTGTGACGATCAGTCACAGAGCGATCAGGAGTCACGAGACCCCCCATAGCGTGCAATGCTGAGATTCCACCCATATGTGGGCAGAAGGAGCCCTCCCCGGACTCCTTGTCCTATTTTGGCATGAGGAGGGGCGTTCGGCGCAAGGTCCGCGTTAGTGCCGTCCGTCACGCTTACCCCGTACGACCCGGATCGGGACTTACGTCCTGTCAGATCCCGTGACGCACAGGAATCGTCACCCCGGCGGGCGGCCTCAGTTCGCCGAGCGGCGGTCCAGGACCGACCGCCACCGCTCCACGAGCCGACCGTACGCCTCCCCGGCACCGGCCCCGTCTCCCGTGCGCAACGCCTCGATGCCCTCGGCGACATCCGCCGCGGAGTGATCGCCGTCGAGCTCCCCGGCCGGCAGGACGTGC of the Streptomyces aurantiacus genome contains:
- a CDS encoding DUF6274 family protein; this translates as MAATARHETRALLRAHLSAASGHRHRTRHCPICHRLLRLVTESAPTTAPEDPEDATEDERPSA
- the bldC gene encoding developmental transcriptional regulator BldC — its product is MTARTPDAEPLLTPAEVATMFRVDPKTVTRWAKAGKLTSIRTLGGHRRYREAEVRALLAGIPQQRSEV